Part of the Thermodesulfobacteriota bacterium genome is shown below.
GCCCTGCTCGTGGTCACCTCCGACCGCGGCCTGTGCGGCAGCTTCAACGCGGGGCTCACCCGCATGGCGTACCGCTACATCCAGGAGAACCGCGCCAGGTTCGAGGAGATCTCCGTCTTCGTGGTGGGGCGCAAAGGGCGCGACTTCTTCCGCCGCCGCGAGGTCCCCATCCGGAAGGAGTACCTCGGGGTGCTGGGCACGATTTCGAGGGGGCACGCCGAGACGATGGCCGCCGACCTCGCCGAGGGGTTCCTCGCCGGGGAGTTCGACGAGGTGCAGGTCGTCTTCAACGAGTTCCGGTCGGCCATCTCGCAGGTGACCCGCTTCGAGAAGCTCTTCCCCATCGCGCTCGAGAAGAAGGAAGAGGAGGCGGGGCAGCCCGCCATCGACTACCTCTACGAGCCGGGGCGCAACGAGATCCTGGCGAGCCTGCTGCCGAAGTACGTCGAGACGCAGATCTTCCGCGTCCTGCTCGAGTCGGTGGCGGGGGAGCACGGGGCCCGGATGACCGCGATGGATTCGGCGACCAACAACTCCGTCGACATGATCGCGCGGCTCACGCTGCAGATGAACCGGGCGCGGCAGGCCACCATCACCACCGAGCTCACCGAGATCGTCAGCGGCGCCGAGGCGCTCAAAGGGTAACAGGGTAAAGTAAGTAAGGAGGATCATTCAGATCATGAAAAAGGGCAAGATCGTCCAGGTCATCGGACCCGTCGTCGACGTCCGGTTCGATGCGGGCCACCTTCCGGCGCTCTACAACGCGATCAAGGTTTCCAATCCGAGCAT
Proteins encoded:
- the atpG gene encoding ATP synthase F1 subunit gamma, which codes for MANLRAIRKRISSVKSTQQITRAMKMVSAAKLRRAQDAITAARPFARKMREVVESVAGRVEGTAHPLLESREAKKLALLVVTSDRGLCGSFNAGLTRMAYRYIQENRARFEEISVFVVGRKGRDFFRRREVPIRKEYLGVLGTISRGHAETMAADLAEGFLAGEFDEVQVVFNEFRSAISQVTRFEKLFPIALEKKEEEAGQPAIDYLYEPGRNEILASLLPKYVETQIFRVLLESVAGEHGARMTAMDSATNNSVDMIARLTLQMNRARQATITTELTEIVSGAEALKG